AAGAGAGACACCCAGACAGATGATCATTTGACTAACTGGGCGCAGAGGCATGAAACTCTGCCTGCAGAAGACGGTTGTGGCAGATCAGGTTTGTACCACTGCCTGTGGTCATATTTATCAAGAGTGAGAAATCATGTCAGGATTAACTCATCATCTAAATAAACAACCCACCCCTGCCCCTCCTCCACCCCTACCAACACACGTTTACCAAGAGACCCAAACAAAAGAGCATCTGCCTCTGCAGGCAATAATGCAACAGAATCATGCCAACAATGTAGCTATAGCCAAACGTCTGAtgccctgttttcagactggAGATAATTATACTGACAATGAAACAATAACAGTATTGAAAGTAACTGCCAGCTGACTTCCGTTTATCTATTACTCTTACATAAATTTGTTACAATGTTTCAAGTAACATGAAAAACCACAGTAATAATATCAAGGAATAAAAAGACCCCAAGGAAACATGACAATCATAACTCATTATGAGCACATACCCATGTATCAGGCTTCCTTTCCTTTCTGCGAAGGTCTCCCATCTTCACCGTACCAGGAACCATTGGTAGGCCCATATTCTGTCAGATCCTTCCAAAGTCCATTCCCTGACaattcatccatcttcagcCTACTGATTGCGAATTTATGACATTTCGTCAACTGTTCTATTTAAGAaccataaaaaataaacacgcGTCCAGTCGTTTATTCATGTTTTGATGTTGATCCACCCGGCCAGTTCTAGACACTTCAGTCGGAATTATAAAGTggctctgattttttttccgcAGCTCTGCATTTTGCTCTTCTGTCCTGTAGGCTAATTTGTGAATCAAAAACCTGATGCTTCTCGATTTAAGTAAACCGAAGTAATATGTTAGTTGAAGTAGCTTATAGTTTTCATTTATGTAATACTTCTGAATCTAATTAGcgtttgtgaatttatttacaaCTGGGTTCCCACCTTACAGTCACTGTCACAGTCACAGTCCCCCCTTACAGTCActgtcacagtcacagtcacagtcccCCCTTACAGTTACTGTTTGCATTATTGATAAATAGGGCCTAATAAAACAAATAGGCCTAAAGACAGTGTGGGGTTAATAGTACTTAAATATTACATCTTCCTCAGTCTTCTCTGGCACATTAATGTGTAAGGGCCCAGTGATGTGGAAGAACACAGTGATGTGGAAGGGCACAAAGACACCCTCCTGCAACCTTGCAGTCGTATATAACATCTTTTTTTCATCTGATGCCATGAGATAAGAAGCGGAACCATAAATGTCGGGACATGAACCAAAGAAATGTAACAGTCCGTGCTcaatgttttcttttatttgaCTGTAATAAAATCATTTCTGTTTTGCAGTTTGTTCTATTACATACAGAAACTTTTGCTTCAATAAACACATGTAGGCCTATAAAGAAACATTGCCTTTTTATGTAACTGTCAGGTCTGTCTATAAGTATGATTGTATATTTTTTCCTAGCAGACTCGTGTGAGATCGTTTACCCAGCGATTGCAACTGCGCACCAGAAAACGGGAGCGCTGATCTCCGCCGCCGTGACATCCCGGCCAGACGTCTGGAAATAGCCGCAGCGCgagcaaataaaaacaaacaacgTGTTGTCCGGCCCCAGTCCAAAGGGATGAGGGAGGTCAATCTATTTATGCGATCAACAACACAGACGGACACTCACACCCAGGGCTGTGATTGGGTGTTCCAGCGGGACAGCTAAATAAAAGAAAGCGAGGAGGTCGAAGACTCCAAAAATAAAGGGGACCAAGGTACGATGCCAAAACCACGCTCTGTACACGAGAGCGAGAGAGGAAAAAGAACTATTTCCGGAGTAACTTAGATTGCGCACAACCTCTCGTTTTCATCAGCCTATTTATGTAAGTGGTGTAATGAAATCCTGACCAGATTGGATCATGTATATAAATACACGTGCGCCGGACACACGTGTTACTGCGTATAAGGTTAATATGTGCTTAATTTTACAGCTAACACAACAAACGCTGAGTTTAGTGGCATTAATTAACTAGAAAACGTATCAGATCCAAAGAGATAAAATGTATAAACTTAAATGTAGTATTCATCTTCGTTGTGCTCTATGGCGTTCCTTAAATTTATAGAACGTAATGTAGTAACCTTTGTCTTCCATGATGTCTCTAAAGTTTATTGCGAACCGATGGAGTCTTTCCGACGGCTGTAAGATGGAAAATCATTTTTCGAACACAATCCCTCCGCCCCAATCGCTGTAACCTGAATCGTGAAAATTCGACCACGCAGAAAAACAGAGAATCCCCGTTGTCCAAAGACAAGCACCCCCAAGACGGCTTTCTGCGCCTACGGTGTGTGTCTCAGGCTTAAGTAAATAAACTGAAAAACTGCAATCATAGTTTTGCAAGCAAttcaatatataaatacaaaaacacatgaatacacaaacaaacagataagTAAGGCGGTAGCCTATGTGCCattcatttaacaaaataattcatatattttaaattctCCATCTCTACCACCGTGATTTTCGATTAATGAATCTGAACaaataaatgcttaaaaaaaaacaactcaaaatgaTCTCCTTGGGGTATAGCCTACATCCAGTACCGAGTTTGAAGGTCAAAAGTGTCGCGAGCAAAGGAAATTAATGCACTTTGATCATTTAAGAGACAATCGAATATGATCGGCCTAATTAAAATGACTGTAAACGGTTTTGATCGACTTTACTTCAGTTGCACCAATACGAATGAATAGCTGGTTGTCCAGCCCGCGAAGGCACGCATCGTGACAACTGGCTACGACTTTCTTATTCCTACTCCTTAAAAGGACAAGAGGGCCTGTGTGTTTTAGGGTTATGTGATTGGCAGCTTGGTTCCAGCTCCAATTAGCACTCTGCAATTTATGGCCCCCCGCTTTCGGATTATACGGTAACTTCACAAATATTCCTGCCACGGAAGCCCGGGCTATCGGGTGTCCGTCTCTCTGCTCCGTCTTGACGCTGGCAGCCCCTCTCTCGCCTTCCGTCACGCGCTGCCGGTGCGGGGGCTCCGGCAAACTTCATCGCGTCATTGGACTATCTGGGAAAGGTCGTTcatttatatgtacatataaaaaataaaatgcaatttccAAAAGCAGGGTGGAAATAAGTTGGAGAAATAATTACGCGCGAAAGAAACCCAAATCTAGAGGTGTCGTTATGCGCAATTTAAGACACCACTCAGTGAGGTGATTCTAAAAATGAATCACAGCACTGAAAACAGCCTGTCAGCCTGAGTACAAAACAGCAATTTTAGCATTGTCCAAATAAATTAATACTGCCCATAAACCTCATGTAAATGTTTCTGAACGAGTTGCTAGAAGCAATATGagtttttgcttgttttttagGTTTTCCAGTGCATAAATCTCTCTGCGTTATGAATTAAACTAGCTGAGCCGGGGGCACGATTTCCCCGTTTCTTCCACGACCGTAAGGGAAATCGTCTTTCCACACAACCTCTCTCTTCACTCATCGATTTTGTCAGGTCTTGACATTTCTTTGCAGCTGTCCGGTATTAAGCtatgaaatataacaaaaagCTCAGCTGAGACAGAACATATGGTGGCTCAGTCACACTTTAAATTTCTCCCTTTTCTTTCCCTATTATATTCAAGTACATTTTCCAAATACTGCATTATTTTAATGAACAGCGAGGTTATGTAAAGATCGCTGACTATAGCCAGGTTGCATTTACTTGGATTTTAGTTTAAACATCTCCTTCCAGGACATATGGCTTATCCTAATACTTCTGTCACCGACTGTGTTCATTCCCGGGAGGGCAATAAAACCCAATTACCTTCCCTTTAAACACAAATACATGCAGCACAAAGCCAAACCGCTTTTTGAAATTTAACTACGCTTACAACTTGATTCAATCCATCTGCATTGCAGCTCACGCCAAACCTCGAAGGGCAAATTAAAGCTGTTGTTTTCACACTACAAACAACGCGTCAAATATTAATGGGAAGGTGTCATGAATATACGCCAGACAACAGTATCCGTAGTGAAACGGTAACTGTGATAATAAGCGTTAAATTATTAGCAGTGAAATTATTTACAATTAAGCAACTAGTTCTTTGTCAGAGCGGAATTCCAGAAAATGTGAGTCACATGAAATTAATGTGAAATAGCTGAGATATGGTTAATGCTGTATTGGCTCGTTCCTGGCTTTTTATACGTTTAAAGGAAATGAGTATTTCTTACAGCTGTACATATTTTACCGAACAAGGGAAAACGATCGAAACTCTCCCGCTCAAATGACACGTGGGCCACACAAACCTGGAGCTGATTTGCGAAAAGGACTCGAAAGTTAAATAACGTATCGCGCTTATATACATTTTCtaccattaaaaaaaagcaaagccATGTGTTTGTCTTCGCAGGCGCGTCCATGGAATAAATTATGGAAAGATTCGCTAGAACTGCATTCTCAGCTTTAATGATCTTGTACCTTCCTCTCATATATTCGCAGGCTAATACAGACAAAATGTAGCATTTAAATCAGGATTTTAAGAGGAAAAAATACTTAAAATTGtcaatatattaatatattcaaTTTCAAAAAAATGCCCACTAAATGTTAGACATGGAACATGGGCCTACTGACAATGAATATCGAACAATGGAAATCTGCATTATAGATAAAACTCTTCAATGAAACTCTTTCCACTGTTACAAATACCATTTCCTGACCCCCCTGAAATATAGCGTATGTATTGGAGGGCAGACCTCACAcccacgcacacatacacacacacacattaacttCACACAGATTGACAGAGCTGGCTGAGACAGAGCTGGTGTGTCCCCGTGTTCAACCCCACTGTCTCGCCCTCGGAGCAGTTGTTCATCGTGGGCAGGGAGTCCTGATCTGACAACACACTCCTTGTGTGGAGACCCGAGCACTTGTTTGGTCCGACCGAGTGACACAACGAATGTGTGTCTGTCCAGTTGGAGAGCAGTTGTCAGTAACAGCTGCGGAGGTGCTACAGGCAAAGCGAGCAGCCGCAgagaacccccctccccccccaccggtCGCTTCAGTCATAAAAGAAGTgtcctctcttggaaatcactTATTCGTTCttaataacaacaaaaaaatgcagcattgaacatttaaaaagaaaaaaaaaagtcaaaaagtAGTTCTGCGTGTCATTGATTGATGCGTTTCCCCACATGTCTCCATGTCTGCTTCATTTgttcataaaaacataaaagTTCTCATAAAAACATTCGCAGGCTTGTCTGGTTAAGAGGGCTCAGgtggttttttcccccctcaaggTTCCTCATGAAGAGGCAGCAGCCTTCGATTCACACAAGGAACAGAGAAGGAACCGGCCTCCAGTTACACCAGTTTGCATTCTGGGGAGCTGTTCTTTTAGAGTCCTACAGCCtcattctgtctctctctcaggCTGGAGACATGCGTGTCTGTGGCTCACGCTCTCTTGTCCACCCGGGTTCTGGACGGCTtagcgtgtggggggggggggatgtccaCAGAGGCGAAACCTCAGCTCAGGATGGTCCCGCCGCAGAGGGTGTAACGTCGAGCTGCAAGCAAGATTAGAATCTGTTACAGAAAAAGACCTGTCAATATCTACAAGGCAGAGCAACACAGAGCCCAGTTCTGGCTGGATGGGGCAGGGTAGCCCTAAAACCAGTACAAGTCCTTGCTCTTATCCTGGGTCGGGAGACCTAAGAGGAATACAGAGGGGGGAAAAACAGGAggaaggagagaaagagagagtgagaaggcaggagagggagacagaaggaaggaaaaaaaaggggTAGGAAAAGAAAATTAGGAAGAGGGAGACAATCATCACTCTCCTAGTCGCTTGGAAGCCCTGAAGCAGGAGAATGTGAAAACAACGGCAACGGAGATATCGGCAGAGCAGCGGCCGGGGATTAGTAACCATTAGGACAGGAAAATACCTTACTGAGTCCAATTACTACTGGCCAAATACCAAGTTCCAATAAGAAATGCCTTGCATACCCCTATCAGTTATCTCAAGGAGTAAGTTACTTCATACGTTAAATGATTCATAACTGTGCAATATGAGTAACTGTTTTTGAAATAGTTCTGTGATACCTGCTGATTTATAGCAGGGTAATGGACATATCTTTAATGTTCAACGCTCAACGGGTTTCTCTGCAAAACAGAGAACAAGACATAAGCGGACATTCCTGATGGTGACTGGGAAGCATGCGATGTGGCAGCCAAAGGTCATTACCTGCGTCCATGTTTATGCTGAGGCTTTGGCTCATGTCGGAGCCGGGTCCCGAGAACGTCCCCGTCCATGCCGAGCCGCCGGCGTCGCTCTTGTTGATGTCACACTGCGGGGTGCCGGGCGTGGGCACTGTGGCGGGCGTGAGCCGGTGAGGCCGGACCGAGGGCACCAGCAGTGAGCTGTAGCGCGGGTCGAAGTGCGTGCCGTAGACGTCGTGAACGCCGGGCCGGGGGTAGGCGGAGCCCTGGGTGCCGATGGGCCCGCTCAGAGAGTACGGGTGGTGCGGGTGATGATGGGTCGGGTGCCAGGCTTCTGGGGGGGCTTGGTGCAGATGGCTGTGCAGGGAGGCTGTGGAGTAAGGGTCTGTGGGGAAGGGTACTTCCACATGACCGGCCCCCAGGGTGCCGCCCAAGGAGCTGGTCACTGACGGCTGGTAAGCGCTGTTCCAGAAGGACGGCGGGAAACTTCTTTGGCTCATGGGGAATGATCCATCTGAAACCATGGCAAGAAACAGAGAGGCCAAGTTCAAGCTGTGCAGGCCAGCAAAGGACAGGATGCAGAGGCGCAGTGTCAAATCCAGCTGCTGCAGTGTCCTCATGCCGGGAAATTTGTCAGAAATGCAGCAGTAAATATGCTATGGTCTAATTGTTTTATAGTACAATGCTACACAGTCTGAATACTCTACATGTAGAATGCAACACTTGCAGCTTATTTGACTCCCTGCTGATAGTATTTTTATGAGTATATAAGCTATACAAGCTACTCTGATAAAATCAATAACCAACCAATTGTTGGTTTTTCAAAGGAGTGAAGACTCAATCACTGCAGTCTGTTAAATATATAAAGACAATCAAAACTCGACAGCAAGGGTTCTTAATATATTATCACTGCTGGTTGGTCAAATTTAAATACTGTAACTGTATAAAAATGGTTAAATTGTGTCTTTCGAAAACAGTAGTGCACTGTATTTTTCCTTCTGATATAGTTTCAAAAATATATTGTGATAACTCAGATATGCTTGATATTTTTCGTTGTTTTTCATCAGTGActagagatagatagatagatagatagtacTATTTTTGCTATACAATGAAATAATATTTGCCTTGTGTGCAGCAGTATTATAGATTAATCAAACTGTTGCCAAATAACAAAAACGCAGCCATTTTTTTCCACTAGAGTAATGCAACTCTGTTATAAAGATAGGCCTATAtaaattatgaataaataacaatgaataaataaacaaattcgAAAGCATTAAAAAGTCTTCTCCGGTACACTTCACACTGACCATGTTAGAATAACTATTTTTGATGTCATGGTAAGTTTCGCCTCATAACTGCATACCAACAATTACTGGGAATTTGCGGTAAGGATTGTCACTCATTAAGATAGACAACGTATTTATTACGGGGACATAACGATCTTAGTGCATCCTTCATATTAACCTGGATGTCCAGCTGATTCGGCCAAAGAGAATCATCAAAAACAAACCTTACTGCTGAGCACACGACGTTAGGTCATAGAAATAGCTCGGACGTATTGATTTGTGCAGAGCAGCGGCCGGTTTTGGGGGACCGGGAGGAATGTCACCCATGTAGACGTCGGTTTAACAATTACCACGAACAGGAGAATAGGGGCGTCTTAAAGCATGCTGTGTAATGACCGTGATCAAGTCAGTGTTATGATTGCTGTAGGTTTTCTAAAAGGCAAATTACAGTAAGACACGTGTGTGGGAACACACAGAAATGCATGAGCGCCTAGAGCGACAGTAAAATTTGATAAATACTGGTAAGGCGATATTCAGGATATAGTACATGTTTTCAGactcaacatttttttttttttatgcgaCAAACATTTGCATGTCAGTCAAGAATGACGTCCTTTCATAAACGTAGACCAATACTAATACAAATAATCTTTTTAAATTTGGGACGCAATGAATTAAACTAATTAGcaaaaaatgtttcaaaactaaaactagaaaaCACAAGTAAAAACCTGTTCCCTGTTAATCTTTCTAGAAGTCACCGGTAATTGCTAGTAAAGCAGGGCTATAGTTTACAGC
This window of the Paramormyrops kingsleyae isolate MSU_618 chromosome 19, PKINGS_0.4, whole genome shotgun sequence genome carries:
- the vgll2a gene encoding transcription cofactor vestigial-like protein 2a isoform X2, which gives rise to MSCLDVMYQVYGPPQPYFAATYSPYHHQKLAFYSKMQEAQDSVSGGSSFSGPTIKEEDCTREKDHPPEAEYINSRCVLFTYFQGDISSVVDEHFSRALSQRGTYVSSSASAKPTRDGSFPMSQRSFPPSFWNSAYQPSVTSSLGGTLGAGHVEVPFPTDPYSTASLHSHLHQAPPEAWHPTHHHPHHPYSLSGPIGTQGSAYPRPGVHDVYGTHFDPRYSSLLVPSVRPHRLTPATVPTPGTPQCDINKSDAGGSAWTGTFSGPGSDMSQSLSINMDAARRYTLCGGTILS
- the vgll2a gene encoding transcription cofactor vestigial-like protein 2a isoform X1; amino-acid sequence: MSCLDVMYQVYGPPQPYFAATYSPYHHQKLAFYSKMQEAQDSVSGGSSFSGPTIKEEDCTREKDHPPEAEYINSRCVLFTYFQGDISSVVDEHFSRALSQRGTYVSSSASAKPTRDGSFPMSQRSFPPSFWNSAYQPSVTSSLGGTLGAGHVEVPFPTDPYSTASLHSHLHQAPPEAWHPTHHHPHHPYSLSGPIGTQGSAYPRPGVHDVYGTHFDPRYSSLLVPSVRPHRLTPATVPTPGTPQCDINKSDAGGSAWTGTFSGPGSDMSQSLSINMDAGLPTQDKSKDLYWF